One Oryza glaberrima chromosome 11, OglaRS2, whole genome shotgun sequence genomic region harbors:
- the LOC127753859 gene encoding pentatricopeptide repeat-containing protein At4g18975, chloroplastic-like, protein MLGYLRRSSHRVLIANLAVYSIQSSQIEFIAGWCSNHTTRNFSADTSNRVSNDRGHQSRELKPSLVKDDVAIIERIQNSTKELRQGPVGKNLSSAEKRKFLVNTLLDLEDSKEGVYSTLDAWVAFEQDFPVASIKQALVALEKEEQWHRIVQVIKWMLSKGQGKTIRTYEQLVCALEKDNRADEACRIWEFKIAHDLQSVPWRFCRLMLGIYYRNNKLDRLVKLFKNLEACGRKPPSKDIVRKVEDAYEMLGLVEEKKELLEKYKDLFDKPSSNDKKKGRQFKKVEKNIKPA, encoded by the exons GATACAGAGTTCACAAATTGAG TTCATAGCAGGCTGGTGTAGCAACCATACCACCAGAAATTTCTCTGCAGATACAAGTAATAGAGTTTCAAATGATCGAGGGCATCAATCAAGGGAGTTGAAACCAAGTCTTGTGAAG GATGATGTTGCAATCATCGAACGCATACAAAACAGTACAAAGGAATTGAGACAAGGCCCAGTTGGGAAAAATCTGTCATCGGCGGAGAAAAGGAAATTTCTTGTCAACACT CTGCTTGACCTGGAAGATTCAAAAGAAGGTGTTTACAGCACTCTGGATGCTTGGGTTGCCTTTGAGCAGGATTTTCCTGTGGCCTCAATAAAGCAAGCACTTGTAGCTCTTGAAAAGGAGGAACAGTGGCATAGAATCGTCCAG GTGATAAAATGGATGTTGAGCAAAGGACAAGGGAAGACTATCAGAACATATGAGCAATTAGTGTGTGCACTTGAGAAGGATAATAGAGCGGATGAAGCTTGCAGAATCTGGGAGTTTAAGATAGCCCATGATCTACAATCAGTTCCATGGCGGTTTTGCCGTCTTATGTTGGGTATTTACTACAGAAATAATAAGCTAGATAGACTTGTCAAG CTCTTCAAGAATCTTGAAGCATGTGGCCGTAAACCTCCAAGCAAAGATATCGTACGGAAAGTTGAAGATGCATATGAAATGCTTGGTTTAGTGGAGGAGAAAAAGGAATTGCTTGAGAAATACAAGGATTTGTTTGACAAGCCATCGAGTAATGACAAAAAGAAAGGCCGGCAGTTCAAAAAGGTTGAGAAGAACATCAAGCCGGCTTAG